A stretch of the Duncaniella dubosii genome encodes the following:
- a CDS encoding ribonuclease HII, translating into MKKSSAINKSQSAPLPSSTTPFILEAGCDEAGRGCLAGPVFAAAVILPDGYTNELLNDSKKLTARQRELLRPIIERDAVAWAVASCDHSEIDSINILNASILAMHRALDKLEVVPGAIAVDGNRFKAYKDIPHATVVKGDARFGNIAAASILAKTYRDEFMDNAAKKYPGYNWEVNKGYPTRDHRAAIAELGPTPIHRMTFRLLPDEAAQKKSKKEI; encoded by the coding sequence ATGAAAAAATCAAGTGCCATAAATAAAAGTCAGTCCGCACCGCTTCCGTCATCGACAACGCCGTTCATCCTTGAGGCCGGATGTGATGAAGCCGGTCGCGGATGTCTCGCCGGACCTGTATTCGCTGCAGCCGTAATTCTTCCTGACGGTTATACAAACGAACTTCTCAACGACTCAAAAAAACTGACGGCCCGTCAGCGGGAACTTCTCCGCCCTATCATCGAGCGCGACGCTGTGGCTTGGGCTGTAGCGTCGTGTGACCACAGCGAGATTGACAGCATTAATATTCTCAATGCCTCCATACTGGCAATGCACCGTGCGCTCGACAAACTCGAAGTCGTTCCCGGCGCTATAGCTGTCGACGGCAACAGATTCAAAGCCTACAAGGATATCCCCCATGCCACAGTAGTGAAAGGTGATGCCAGATTCGGCAACATCGCTGCAGCATCAATTCTCGCGAAAACTTACCGCGACGAATTTATGGATAATGCAGCAAAGAAATATCCCGGCTACAACTGGGAAGTCAACAAGGGCTATCCGACACGTGACCACAGAGCGGCCATTGCAGAGTTAGGACCTACCCCAATCCACAGAATGACTTTCAGACTGCTCCCTGACGAAGCTGCCCAAAAGAAGAGCAAGAAAGAAATCTGA
- a CDS encoding glycosyltransferase family 2 protein has translation MNKISATILAYNEEKHIGACLESLRGVADEIIVVDSGSTDHTVEICEKFGCRVSTRKFDGFGAQRQYATSLTTHQYILSIDADELLSPALQESIKKLKDDGFGHRVYSISRLNFYCGIPVRRCGWYPDRQIRLFDKRYANWNLRDVSETVIFRDSVRPEFIDGDILHHRCDTREQYERVVASHAAMKAKVLSVRDENISVVSPFIHGLKAFWHSFVREGGIFEGKVGREISMQSYRSELLAYTTARKLKAGNGQSKDDRK, from the coding sequence ATGAATAAAATATCAGCTACCATACTTGCATATAATGAAGAGAAGCATATAGGTGCTTGTCTGGAATCATTGCGCGGTGTGGCTGATGAGATAATAGTGGTCGATTCCGGCTCTACCGACCATACGGTTGAGATCTGTGAAAAATTCGGCTGTCGTGTCAGCACTCGTAAGTTTGACGGTTTCGGTGCGCAGCGGCAGTATGCGACATCCCTTACGACACATCAATATATACTTTCTATTGATGCCGACGAGCTTTTGTCGCCGGCACTTCAGGAGTCGATAAAAAAGTTGAAAGATGATGGTTTCGGCCACAGGGTCTATAGTATCTCCCGCTTGAACTTTTATTGCGGTATACCTGTGAGACGTTGCGGATGGTATCCCGACCGTCAGATAAGACTTTTTGACAAGCGTTATGCCAACTGGAATTTGCGTGATGTTTCGGAGACGGTCATTTTCCGTGATTCCGTCAGACCTGAGTTTATTGACGGCGACATACTTCACCATCGTTGTGACACACGCGAGCAATATGAAAGAGTAGTGGCTTCACACGCCGCAATGAAGGCCAAAGTCCTTTCTGTGCGCGATGAGAATATAAGTGTTGTTTCGCCATTTATCCACGGCCTTAAAGCATTCTGGCACAGTTTTGTCAGAGAAGGGGGTATTTTTGAAGGTAAAGTCGGCCGTGAAATTTCAATGCAATCCTACAGATCGGAACTTCTTGCCTACACTACCGCGAGAAAGCTGAAAGCCGGTAACGGCCAAAGCAAGGATGATCGGAAATAA
- the nadA gene encoding quinolinate synthase NadA, protein MNVENGFVDVPVKAGLDLPAEIRKLKEEKNAAILAHYYTVGEIQDLADFVGDSLALARIAETLDNDIIVMCGVHFMGETVKILCPGKKVLVPDLNAGCSLADSCPADEFEKFVRSHPDHTVVSYVNTSAAVKALTDIVVTSGNAMKVVSSLPADEKIIFGPDRNLGNYINSQTGREMLLWRALAMSTNSSRSKRFLNLKKNIRRRRFSFTRNVRSLSGSWPINSARQPCCSNMRSTMMPMNFIVATESGILHEMRRRCPEKTFIPAPPNDSTCACNDCSFMKLNTLEKLYNTLVYEQPEVHVDESIIDEARKPITRMLQLS, encoded by the coding sequence ATGAATGTTGAAAACGGGTTTGTAGATGTCCCGGTCAAAGCCGGTCTTGACCTCCCCGCCGAAATCAGGAAATTGAAGGAGGAAAAGAATGCAGCAATTCTGGCCCACTACTACACGGTTGGAGAGATTCAGGATCTGGCCGATTTCGTCGGCGACTCCCTTGCTCTCGCACGGATTGCCGAGACGCTCGACAATGACATAATAGTTATGTGTGGAGTCCACTTCATGGGAGAGACTGTTAAGATTCTCTGCCCCGGAAAAAAGGTGCTTGTTCCCGACCTCAATGCCGGATGTTCGCTTGCCGACAGCTGCCCCGCCGACGAGTTCGAAAAGTTTGTCAGGTCTCATCCCGACCACACCGTAGTCAGCTATGTCAACACCTCTGCGGCGGTGAAGGCTCTCACGGATATAGTCGTGACTTCGGGCAATGCGATGAAGGTTGTCTCGTCGCTTCCGGCCGATGAAAAAATCATCTTCGGTCCAGACCGTAATCTCGGCAATTACATCAATTCGCAGACCGGACGCGAGATGTTGCTTTGGAGGGCGCTTGCCATGTCCACGAACAGTTCTCGCTCGAAAAGATTCTTGAACTTAAAAAAGAACATCCGCAGGCGAAGATTCTCGTTCACCCGGAATGTCCGAAGCCTATCCGGCTCGTGGCCGATAAACTCGGCTCGACAGCCGTGTTGCTCGAATATGCGGTCAACGATGATGCCGATGAATTTTATAGTTGCCACCGAAAGCGGCATTCTGCATGAAATGCGCCGCCGTTGTCCTGAGAAAACATTCATCCCTGCTCCGCCCAACGATTCGACCTGTGCCTGCAACGACTGTTCGTTCATGAAGCTCAATACTCTTGAGAAGCTCTACAATACGCTTGTCTACGAGCAGCCTGAGGTTCACGTCGACGAGAGCATCATTGACGAAGCCCGCAAACCGATCACCCGGATGCTTCAGCTCAGCTAA